GTGTCACTTATATTTTTGTGGTAAATCGAGATACGATGATCAGATTAGTCTCTGTGAAAAACTACAGTTTTTGCAGCATAACCTCTGaaaccaccaaaaaaaaaaagttaatctcaTCTGCACAAGATAATGCTCATCATAAACACTGGGTGGCGTTAGGGAACGCCACAAACAGACGACCTCTTGATTGACCTCTCAACAGCAGTAAAAAGAGAAGACGCAATCATGATATTATCGAGAGATTGCCAAAATACATTTGACAaatcgatttttttttaacacctgcTTCTCAACTGCTGTGCTCTAAAACCaaaggtgaaaacaaacaaaaaaaagatatcagATCACATTGACAGAGACTCTCCTGGGGAGGAAGTTGTCGCCAAGTCGCAACGTCTCGTTCTGACAGACGAtggctgcagttacagctgtGGCGTTTGGAGGTGTTCAGACTTGTGGTTCTGTTGTTTTCTAACAGATTGCGTTAGTAACGTAACCAGGGAAACTAGAAAAACACTCAAGCTTGCGTGTCACCTTTTGGGGACTTACGGTATCTTTTCAGTGAGGGTCAGACAGAAGAACTTGCATACGATTGAGGACTTGACACAGAAGTGTTATCGGGTTAACAGTTAACCAGTGGATGCAGTGAAGTGACAAGAATtcaataggaaaaaaaacaacacacacattctTAAAGCAGGTCAACAAATTGGATAGAAGCCTTCAAAAATGGAAATAGTGCAGCTTTTGTTTGAGGGAATTTCCCCTCTTTATGATTTACATTTCTCGCATTATTAAATCAGCCCTACAGTAATGAGCAGCTATTTTTCCCGACAGCAAAGGTTAAAAAGGTACAACTGACCCCACTTCTCTTCTGACGCTACAGGAACACGCAGAAGGATGCAACTCCGCTGATTAAAGTCTGAAACACGCTCATTTAGttcctgaaaatgtttgctaCTTTCAATCTGCTGAGGCCCTCCTGCCTGTCGTTCAAGCTCTACCCAATGAACCTgacagtgtttttttatttttttttaacaaatgtttaaaaaaaaaaaagctggataAAAATACCAAACATCACATTTAGCAACATTGTGTCAACCCAAATGTGGAGGCATATGACCAGCCCTGAGTGGGCAGGGCCCTCTGCACTAACTTAATATATCTCGAGTCAAGCTAGAAGTGAGATAACCGTTTAGCTTCCTCAATACTCAGAGAGTCGCGGAGGAGTGTGTGCGCCGTTCTCTGGCATCCAGTCTTCAAGTATGAATTGAGAAGAAAAAGAGTTTAAAAGCAACTTCTCTGTAGAGGGAGCCGTCTGCAACTAGGTGAGCTTGTTTTCTACTTCTCTGAACAGGTTTAGCGGCTTAAGGTTTTCGCCTACAGCTGTGCCGGCATCAGTTGTTGTAGGGTTGATTAAAAGAAGCCAGGACTTTTGGGTGTAGAGGCTAAAATCTGAGCGGCAGCACTCTGCTGAGGGTGCTGTTTGGAGAAGATTCACTGCACAATAGGCTCAGTGTTATCACTGCATGGACTATGTAACCTGGGCACAAAGACAGAGGGCTTTTCTGTGAGTgctatctttaaaaaaaaacacacaaaaaaaacattttctttaatctgtatttctgtttttagtgaACGTACATTGAGGGATGAAGCGTTCCCATAGCCGCTTTTAACTGTTTGTGTAGTTTGGCCTGCGAAACAGTTTACCAAACAGCttccttcttctttctccttttttgttttgacacatttatACTCGTACACTTGtgaaatttcttctttttttgtgtcattttaaaccCTCCTGTCTTAACACATTCTCCGCTAACAAGATTACGACTGGGAAGTGGGATTTCACAAGCAGAACACAAGAGCAACAATCCTTGTCATACTTTGCTTAAatatgtggggggggggttgtgtTTTTTGGGTTCTTGTTATGGGTTTTTAGCTCATTGACTGATTTAGCAAAAAGCCATCTGTGCATCTGTGAGCCACATCTTGATGCTTATTGTATGCAGAAGAAGATAAGCGGCTGAGATAAGAACGAATGACAGCCATGAACTCATCGCTGGCCCCTCGGAACTGATGAGATGATTGGGAAATTGATTTTTACTCTCTACTCATTCATTGTTTCACGTAATTAGCGATAAACGGCACGGATGTCCCGCAAAGTTTAAAAGCCTGCAGACGCATGCAGACGAGTTTGTTCCCTAGCTTAATGcgtgaaaagatttttttcatagcaACGTCATTTGCGACCGAAGAATGTGGGGAAAAGTCCTTTCGTTTGAGCGCCTGTTTTTAAGGGGAAAAGTCGCGTAAAGAAGTAATCACTGGGGGAACGATTATTGATCGCCCGTTCACACAACCCCACTTTTCGAGGGCGATGGAAGGCAAAACCCCCCGCCTCCCAAAAAACGTTTTGGTGTTGTATTAATGATGTTCACCTCAACAAGGTTTCCAGAACGTCCCATAGCATCACTGATCCTCCACCATACTTAGTGTCTGGAATAAGacgtttttaataatttgttgtttcttgtCTGACCCAGTGTTTGTTTCAATCGTGTTGTCAACTAACCACAAAGCCACTTCCACTGAAAGCGCGCTAGAAGTATTTAGttgcattttacacatttactaCCAAACAGCCGACAggtatataattttatttttttttccacgtctTGAACAGTGAGTTTAGGACATTTCTTTTACCATCCTTCTTGCTGTGTGTGGTGGCAACATAAACTTGGATCTTCCTCCAGCCTGATGGCCAGAAGATGAGAGAAACAACCCTctatgtcatgtcatgtttataccccggaaaaacaaaaagtaatgcaTTAACGTAGGCTCTCCTccactaaaaaacattaaaaaataacataatgcTTCTGTCATATATGTTTTAAGGTGATACCAGTTATTGTACCACTAAAAAGTGGCCAGTGTTTGTGTTTAGTCCTTATATAGATTCTCAGTATAGCTCACAATGTCGTCTGCAAACAGCATGCTTCTCTGCCTGATCTCAGTCCTACCATGTGCTGTCAAAAAATGTATGCTGTGATTCTATTATTTGGTCTCACGTTTAGTTTTAGTGtgattgttttttgggggggggttttaGGGTAACAGGCGGGCTACGCTATGGATCAGAAGGGATCTGGGAGCTCCCATCAGGACACACCGGTTCCTCGATGCAGCCTGGGCTCCAGTTCAGGACTGCATTACGGCGCTCTGGTGAACAGCGTTTCCTCGCTGGCGCTCGCTTCAGACAAGCCGCCCATTTCACAGAGACGGGCCTACGTGGCCATAGCTGTGCTCTGCTACGTCAACCTGCTCAACTACATGGAGCGCTACACGATAGCAGGTGGGCTGAGCTCTTTAGTGGTCGCCATTCTGCTTCCTTCccgtttttttcttccacataaaATCAAGTATCTTTATACAGATTGCATATCAGTTTCTCTGCATGTCGATATTGCTCTTTCTTGCCCCCAATGCCATCACCACCCGTTTCCGTTTCGTACCGATAAGTACACCATGTCATTTCCAGCTTAATTGTTCAGGTTTTACTCGTGTACTTAACTTATTAGAAGTTCTTCTTTGTGTGCTAATTTGTATCTACGTGTGTGTGGAAGGGCTCTGGCCGACGCTGCGTACATTGccgatgtgtgtgttttttttttagaagaatagataaaacattttatttcagtttttcaatttTACAATTCTgataattttgtaaataatgataAAGTTAAGACATTCAGCAGGAAATATGGTGATGCAAAAGTCCAATAAGAAGTTACTCAAATcaaacccaaataaaaaaacGGGTGAAGGAGCAAAATGACTCTCAATGTATTTTTCCCCCATTAAGTAATTCagtattttcattattttagggacagaaataacaataaaatgctCAAATCCAGCTCGtgtgtttaacattttagcGCATGACATAATGTGAAGATGATATATTTCAGTGTTATTTCTATCGACTGTGGTTCTCATCGCTCATACATAAAACCCGACTTTCAATAAATATCACAGATTATGACTCCTGATCCGAGTAGAGAAACTATAAGTGGGTTGGCAGTGTTGAGATGAGTCTCGAAAACCACAGGACGTTATCTAGAATCATCGGTTTGTAAAGCTGGTGTGAAAGAACAGAAATTGCAAAGGTGTAAACGGcgaaaagaagacaaaatgaTTTGATCACTGAACTCCGCTTCGGAGCCTCTGATTTGGTGATTCTTCCAGTGACTCGTGTCTTTGTTGTGATGCAGGTGTGCTTTCTGACATCAAGAACTTCTTCCTTATCAGCGACAGTACGGCCGGACTGCTGCAAACAGGTGAGAGGAGGCACCGCTTTGGAAATGATACAAATGAGGTTCTTATTTGACTCTGTATTCAAAATGTGCTGAAAGAGAACTTAAAAGTGCAGCTATAGGCTTTCGGACggaagacaaaactaacctgtgacacacacacacacacacacacacacacacacacacacacacacacacacagttataCACACACATGggtgtgtatttttaaacataaagaagAGGCTGAACTTTGTTCCCAAAAAATGTGCTTCCAGTCGTCCTCCTTTTAACTCCTTTTTAGAAACTAGCCGAGATGATCAACACTTTGTTTCCCCCCACTGAGATCTCTTCTCCTCGCTCTCTAAATCGACTTGTCCATTCGTTTACAGTTTTCATCTGCAGCTTCTTACTGCTGGCCCCTCTCTTTGGTTACCTCGGCGATCGCTACAATCGCAAATACATCATGCTGTGCGGCTTGAGCGTGTGGCTTCTCACTGCAGCTGGCAGCTCCTTCGTCTCCAAATCGGTAAGTGTGAAGCCGGCCATCCCGCACGCGCGCGAAAGAAGAAACAAGGAGAGGTCGGAGAGCGTCACGAGAGGTTAGAGAGcgtcacttcctgctgctcctccgcccGACACTCAGCTTCGGAGcgcgttaaaaaaaaaaaaaaaagaaaaaagaaaaacactggcAAGTCGCTTCTATTTTTAGCGCAGAAGTTTGTTGGTGAGACTGAGTCTGCAGGTGGGAGTCACACAGTGGGAGGACTAAGCCAAATGTCAACAAGCAAAATTCAAACGTTTgaaatttcttcaaaatcatttttacagtgttgcCGAAAGAAGAAGTTCGCTTTTAAATACGGTTAATAATTAAGCTTCgtttggaggaagaaaacaggaaCTGGTGTTTGGGGAAGTTGGGGATCAGACGTCAGTTGCAGCAACTTGTCTCTGCTCTTCCTAACAAATTGATACATTTAATAGTAGTAGGCTGCTATACATCTCCAGGATCCTTATTTTTAGGTAGTCGTCCGACCTCGGCTGGAGTTAAATGAAAGGCAAGCTGACAGCTGTCCGCCTCACAATGCTGCttatgtgacatttttaaacgcaaaataatttctttctcattttgtctctttaaaacttaacatttccatgtattttattggaattttatttgatggatcaacacaaagtgtAAAACATAGTTATGAATAAAAGTAACGTCAAAAAAAGGAGAGTGGTTTCACTGGATTAGTTcaggtttacaaaaaaaaaaaaagaaaatcatgtcattttttttaacaattataaactattttgtgttgatctagCACATACAATCCCATTAGAATGTACCGATGATATTTTggtaatatgttttttttttgtttttttttaccgagCTCTATGAAAGCTGCTGACCTCGCTGCAAGAGGAGGTCTGAGGGGTTTTGGAAGTGAATAACGTTTGAAACGCTTTcgacttgtttttttgtttggttttagcAATTCTGGCTCCTGATTCTGCTGCGAGCGCTCGTCGGTGTCGGGGAGGCCAGCTACTCCACCGTCGCTCCCACCATCATCGGAGATCTCTTCTCCGGGGGTCAGCGGAGCGTCATGATCTGCATCTTCTACATCTTTATCCCCGTGGGAAGGTCAGAGGCTCCCCTGTGTAACCTTTGCGTCTTTCTGTTTGATGTAGTCTAAATAACTACGCTGCACTcttgatatttctgttttaaccCAGAGCGCTGCAGCCGACAGGATGCGCTTTTTTGATCTGCACGCGCGCCGCAACCGACTGTCACGTCAGATTTAATCTTTTGTGGggggttttgtctttttgtttgtttgtttttttttttattgcaaaaaggCTGCGCTCCAAAACTGAAAGGCGTTTCACAAAATATATTCAATTGAGTTTTATTAGGCTCCGAGAAATGCGTAAAAAGTGTGATGGATAGAAAGTGAGCACAAATCAGACAAGAAAGTACAGAAAATTGATGAGAGTAGTAACACCAATATATTCGGATCCAATGCTGCCTTTTTTGGGGAAATATTTATGTGgcaattaaattgtctaattgGACGTCGGGAGCAAAGTTGTCTGAGACCAAGTTGCTTAGAAACCCTCCCAATATGAAAGTACTCTGTTTTAAGCTCAGTCTGCCTGCAATctcacaaaataatgacaaactTTCTCctataagaaacaaaaattctgTCAAGTGTTTGAGCAGACATCCTTTCTCTCGCGACTTTGACCTcacatgcacacagacagaCGGCGAATTTCTCATTTCCCTCAAGAACTGTCACCAGAAGTAGACTTGGCACTAGCAAGCCGTGCATGAAACAGCAGcggtgaatggaagcagctaaaAGTCTCACTTTTCAAATGATAATCCCTTGTTTTGTTCACTGGACTACAGTAACGTCAAAATCATATTCCAGGAACAGAATCTGCCATCAAACTCTGTAGAATCAAAACTGGTAGATTTCAAGGTATCGTTGCATATGAAACAGTTCTATATAAACTCCTTCATTCGTTTGGCTCtgagagtaaaataaaaattactgcTTCACCTTTGCAGTTAATTAATATACGATTACGTATatatttgcagatatttttgaaCTGACGGAGAACACTAGCAGAGTTTTTGCTGACTTTGCTATAGCATTTTATCGTCACCTTGGCATGAACTTTGTTCCGTCCGCGTCTTACTACTGTGGGTTGTCGATTCCAGCGAAGCCTGAGATGGAAGCAGTTTCATGACCGGAGGCcgaattttaattttttattattattattattattttttattttttttcattttttaacagaGTGACTGTGTTTGGAGGATATTGATGTGTTTGCCCTTCTTACTTTCAAGGAGCTTGTGAATGTTTCTTACATAAAGAGTTTTTTGGGAAACAAGAGTGCTCACTCCattcttttttaatttgccaaaaaaaaagaaaaaaaagaaaagaaaagcaggcaCACATCTATTACACATGATCCtgtttaaaaaactattttgtgccaaaaaaaagccgtctgttttctgtttaaaagaaCTGGCAACGGCACTGTGGGGTTCATATGGTTGTGGTTATTCGTTACACATCATCGTTTCTGAACAACAACGGAGAGGCTGATTTTAAGTAACGTGCATTTCGCTcgttaatatgtttttttaggTTCTCTTACGCAAGATGAAATcgatcttttaatgtattttgtctcggtttgtttgtttgttttctgccctTCCTGCTCCAGAGTTGATGGCAGTTCTTGTGTATTTTCAGCGGTCTCGGATACATCACAGGGGCAGGCAGCGCTAATCTCACGGGGGACTGGCGCTGGGCTCTCCGGGTACCACATTTCTTACAGAAACGTCATGATTTTCAACAGgtaggtttaaaaataatacggttttttttatttttgttgttgtttgtttgtttatcagATCACGCCCATCATGGGTCTCGTCGGACTCGTCCTGATGGTGTTCTTGTGCCCCAACCCTCCACGAGGGGCAGCAGAAACCCACGGAGACGGAGTGACGGCCCACAGCTCTTACGTGGAGGACGTAAAGTATCTTCTAAAAAAGTACGATTTGAACatagacgaaaaaaaaaaaaacccaacccaAACTGGATTTGTTTCGCAACGTCACAAACGATGACACTACTGTTTCGAAAACAACTCTGTCGCTTTCTGACGTTGCTGATAGCTGaagctatttttctttctgcgtCACTTATTTGATCCTCGACAGTAATGCGGTGCTCTTCTTTTAAATTCACGCGCGCAGCCCTTTCACGTTACGTTTGCGTGTTCTGACCTCAGTAAAAGCTACGTGTGGTCGTCGCTCGGAGTGACGTCTCTGGCCTTCCTCACCGGAGCCTTGGCTTTCTGGCTGCCCACCTTCCTGGCCAGGGCTCACGTCACCCAGGGCCTCCGACCTCCATGCACCGGGGAGAGCTGCAACTCCACAGACAGGTGTCGTCGCTCGCCTCGACCTGCGTTTTGTCTCGCGCTTCAAAATCCCAGAAGGTcgctaatctttttttttttttttttttttttcctttttcacccCAAAAAGCTACATATTCGGCGCCGTGACGGTGGCCACGGGCATCCTGGGGGGAGCTCTGGGCACCACCATATCCAGGCAGCTCAGGGACAGGTTCTCACACGCGGACCCCCTCATCTGTGCGGTGGGCATGCTCGGATCAGTGCCCTGCCTCTTCATCACCATCTTTGTTGCATCCTCAAGCATTCCAGTCACTTATGTAAGAGGCAAACACGTCTACATTTAGCTATAATGCAGAGTTCTGTTGAATAACAATAAAA
The DNA window shown above is from Poecilia reticulata strain Guanapo linkage group LG14, Guppy_female_1.0+MT, whole genome shotgun sequence and carries:
- the spns3 gene encoding protein spinster homolog 3; translated protein: MDQKGSGSSHQDTPVPRCSLGSSSGLHYGALVNSVSSLALASDKPPISQRRAYVAIAVLCYVNLLNYMERYTIAGVLSDIKNFFLISDSTAGLLQTVFICSFLLLAPLFGYLGDRYNRKYIMLCGLSVWLLTAAGSSFVSKSQFWLLILLRALVGVGEASYSTVAPTIIGDLFSGGQRSVMICIFYIFIPVGSGLGYITGAGSANLTGDWRWALRITPIMGLVGLVLMVFLCPNPPRGAAETHGDGVTAHSSYVEDVKYLLKNKSYVWSSLGVTSLAFLTGALAFWLPTFLARAHVTQGLRPPCTGESCNSTDSYIFGAVTVATGILGGALGTTISRQLRDRFSHADPLICAVGMLGSVPCLFITIFVASSSIPVTYVFIFFGELLLSLNWAVLADILLYVVVPTRRATAEALQITFGHLLGDAGSPYLLGVISDAILSSNPDTTDFRSLMYSLLLCPFMGILGGVFFLITTMYITEDKKAVQQLVEGHQPQQGPAPDSSMELSNKSDV